The segment GACCTCTTGCAAAAGTCTGTTAGCATTTGAATTCGAGTTCAAGATTATAGATTGCCGCAATCAGATTGAACCGTAGCCCAAAACGTTTGCGCCGATTACGATAGCGTTCGCTCAAAATGCGGAAAATTTTCAGACGGCGAATGATATTTTCAATCAAAATGCGTTTTCGTGAAAACACCCGATTGCTGGCTTTTTGTTCCTGGGTCAGTGGATGCAGTTTAGTTTTCTTGAATGGGGTCTGACTGTTCCCATGCAATTCCATCAACCCTTGATACCCAGCATCTCCTAACACGCCGATGTGCTGTGAGATTCCGGCACGACTGTCCTTGAATAACTGGAAATCGTGCGTATGTCCCATGCCGAAATCCGTGGCCAGAATTTTTTGCGTGTTCAAATTCGCAATAACTTGGGCTTTCTGGGTATGCCGTTTCTTTTTACCGCTATACGACTGCCGCTGTTTTTTTGGGGGCGTTCAATCGGTTGTTCGGTGGCATCCACCAAGACAACCTCAATAGTTGTATCATTGGGGCGAAGGGCTTTCTTACCGGGCAAATGAAATTGCTGTGATTGGATCAGAACGTTCTCGATTTTCTGAACGGTGCGACAGACCGTTGCCTCACTCACGCCATAGGTTAGTCCGATATGAAACTCGGTGCGGTATTCGCGCCAATACATCAAGGTCAAGAGTAATTGGTCAGCGCGACTCAACTTGGGTGGTCGCCCAAACAAGCGCAGTCCTTTTTCGACCACCTGCAGCATTTGATCGAAGACACGGCGGGAAACGCCTGTAGAACGTTTGAAATCGGTATCTTTCAGTGATTTTACAGTTTCATATTTCATGTGCATATTATCGCACACTTATGCAAGAGGTCTATTAGTGTTTTCAAGCCTGATTTAGGGAAACCCCACGGCTTGGTAGTGCGTACGAGTAGGGTCGTCAACGCACTGAATGTAAGCTTGATTCAATTTTTGTATTTGCGCATCGGTGAGATGGAATCTGCGTTTAGACATGTCCCAACCTTAGGACTTTTACCTGATTTGTCCATAAGGTGTTACTCCTCTGCAAGTACGGAATGCTCATTCACTGAGATATGATGTTTTCAAGCGTTTATGCTTGTCTCCCCAAGAAAACACACCTATCGCCAACGCCATATGCGCTAGACAATAGGTGCTTGGTCAACAATCACAACATTTGTCTTTGCGACGCAACTGGACGATATATGAAACTGGCCACAGGAATAGTTTTTCGACAGCTTCTCCCATGAAGCTCATTTCATTATAACCAGGGGTCAAAGACAAACGAACTCACTATTCTATTTTACCATGTCGCTGGTAAAAAGGCAAAAACCAGGGTATTTTGCACCTAATCATTCTGTGATGAATGGTGAGTAGCATTCGTTCACCAAGATTCCCCATCCTGTAACCGAATCACGCTTGTTATTGTCTAGGGTCATGTCCGAATATGGTGTGCGAATAATTCAGATATGCTATCAAAAATTCTGGCGTAACCATCGACCTTTACTTCCAGTCTATCACCAGGGTCCGCATACCATTGCTTCAGCGCCGCATGTAGTGATTTTTCGTTCCGTACGCCTATAACAATGGTCAGGCGATCAGTCATCTTGACCCAAAGCGAACTTTTCTATCATGGTGCGCTTTCTCAATTCAATTTCTGGGATCCGAGTGCATATCGGCAATCCCTAGTCTAACCGGAAAACTCAATTGCTTGCGCTTGGACTCTCCGGCGATAATTCGAGTTCAAAGTAAACGACGCGACTATGATAGACGCGGTGGCGAAAGACGCTTTCCCAAGTCTCATAGCCATCGGCTTCTACATGCAACAACAAGGGAATGTCTAACGTATTCCCAGGAAGTTGAACCGAAAACTCATTTACATTTCGCACGATTTCATGATCCCCCAATTTCACTGACCGCACTTTCACGGGTGTCCTTCTGACTTTATCAACCACCGTGAAATGAAAAGTGAGGGTCGCGTTTTCTTCGGTTGGGCCCGCTTTTGGTTCGACGGGAAGGCGAATGGTCTCTCCAGCGACAATGCGAATCCGCGTAGGTGCCGGGCTCGCCACAGGATTCGGAGTCGATGAGCCACAGGCGCAAGTGATCAAGAGCATCCCGGCGAGCAAGACAGTTTTATGCAGCATGATTGGATTCCGTCTGCAAGACCTCGCGAACGATCTCCGCGATTCGCTCAAGTTCAGATTCAGCCACCGCCGGCTTGGCAAGCGTAAAGACTTCACCCGCGATGGTCTGAAAAGTGATATGCTCGCGTTGCTCGATCCAGGGTCTTCCAACGATCTGAGCTTTGCAATCCTCGACCGCTAATAGCGCGAATGCATATTGGAATAACTCGCGTGTGGCCGGAGGCTGCTCATCAAGAATCGAAGAGAGCATCCCAAGTTCTGGAGGAATATCACTCGGCATCACTGTCCCCCCTGGGCGTTCGTTTTTTTTCGACGCCTTCATCTGGTGTGACTTGTCAGATTCCTCATTACTGCAAGGAATCAAAGATCAAACTGCAACAGGTTATGGCACCCTCTGCTTTTTCCAATTCGGATACGTCGATGCATCTAACTCCAATGCCTCTTGCTTCTAATCGCTCGCGCGTTCGCGGAAATGATGCGGAGTAGATCAATTGATTTCCGATGAGTAACGTATTCGCTGCCAATGGCTCTTCGTCAGCTACATCAATGAAATCCATTCCTGGGAAATAATTGGTCACAACGAGTCGACGGTTAATGAGCAAAGTGCTGTGTCCCACTTGGGTTACAGCGGACTTGAGGTGTAAGCATTCGCCCACAGGAACTGTTACGATGCGATATCCAAATCGAGCCAGGGTAGCCAAAATCTGGTTAATCCCCGACGCATTGCTGCGGCTAGATGATCCCACTTAGATGGTCTTGCCGATTCTCAGCACATCGCCGCCATCCAATGTGCCGGGTGGTTGGATAAAGATTAACTCGCGATACTCACCCAGTCTCTTGGCTACCGATTCTGTTTCTAGTCTTCGCGATTCCGCCCCTGGTCTGGTAATCAGTGCCACCTCGTCTAGGACTAACGCTGTATCTTCTACGAAAACGGAATCCGGGAGTTCGGGTTCGGCGGAAAGATGAACGATTGAGCATCCCAATGCTTCCAAAGTTTTTTCATACTCGCGATGCTGTGCACGCGCAAGTTCAATATCGATTTCAACGCGTGGCAGGTAGGTCAGTTCACATTGCCCCATCTTGGGGCTTATCGATCGAGTCATGGCGATGAGCATAACAATTCTCTCAAGATCGACGATGGTCGTCTGTCAATAAAACCGGAGTGTTCCCTTCGCCTTATCGATTGACGATCATTCAGTTAATCCACTCTATATAATCGCAACCGTAGATATAGTTGGTGCAACCCCAGAAAGCCCAGGGCTTGCCATTTTTTATTCCGCTTCGCTTGACCAAATCTGCCGTCCTGCAACGCGGACATTTCTTGAAGATGGGAATTCCACTCTCGACTTCGAGCTCGCTGATGAACTTGGATCTATATGAACGGTCCGCAATGAAATAGACCTTTTCTTTGGCTCGCGTCATCGCTACATAGAACAGCCGCCGTTCTTCACCGTTTTCAAATTGGTCGGCTTTACTGAGTAGGAGATTCAAGAGAGGATCGTCGGAAACCTGGGACGGAAAACCATACTTACCGGCATTGCAGTTCAAAAGGATGACAATATCCGCCTCAAGCCCTTTGGATCCATGGACGGTTAAATACTGCGCCATCATCGGTGGACATGCACGGTTTTGCGAGGGTAGGTCGTAGCGGATTTGCCCATTTCCCTTGTTGATCCTGAAAAGACCTTGCGCATTTTTGATCCGGTCGAGGTCAAAGGAATACCGACCCAAAAGTAAGATTTGTTTTTGCGGAAGATCGGGCGTGGTCGCGCTAATCTCATTGAACACCTGCTGCAAGGCCAGGGTATCATCTCGATCCTCTGATTCCGAATAGACGATTTTGTAGGTCGTCGAACTTGATCCTACGTCGGGTTCTTTCAGGGCTTTGACTTCCTGATTCGGATTCTTGAGGATGAAATCGCTGCTCAATTTAATCAGGGGCTCATGAAAGCGATAGGTGGTTTCAATTTTCGATTTAACGGTCCGCCCAAAGAACTTTTCAAACTCTCTAAAGAGGGCAATGTCACTCCCGGTAAAACGGTAGATGGATTGCCAGTCGTCTCCAACACAGAAAAGCTTGCAGTCGGGGTTTTGGGTTTTGAGGGCACGAACCAGTTGATAACGACCAATTGAAATATCTTGAAACTCATCGATGATCACATAACGATATTGCCTGGGATACTTTCCTTCCGTGATATACGAAGCGGCTTGATTGATCATGTCGTTAAAATCAATCTTGTTTTGCTCGGCGAGGTACCGTTGGTAACGCTCATAGATAGGTTCAATGAGGGCAACGACGAGTGCGTTTCGCATTCGTTCAAAAGGATCCGGGGTTTGACCATTGCGCGCGCAAACATCGGCGATGGAATAATTGTTGGATTTTAAAAGCGCAATAAAGGTTTCCAGGAGAGTAAGGAAACTATCAACCTCATCTTGGCCCGATTCAAGGATAATCTTCCAGATTTCCGTTGGCGATTTAGGTTGGAGCAGTAAACCTGCCGCTTGGAGCTTTTGGGCTAGGTTCTGGAAGAGCGCTCCTTCGGTCATCTCGTAGCTGTACGTTTCGATTAAGGTCGTATTGTGCGCGCGGTGTGTATCCCGTGCCCAGTTAATTTTCGCCCAGTATCGCGTTTTCGCATCCCGAAGCGTTTCGCCGGGTCTTGGGAAGAAAGGAGGTACATCGCCGTTGCGCGCAACGCCACAATGTTCAAGATAGACCGTGCGACCGTTCTGAGTAATCGTGAAATCCGGTTTGTATTGACGATGCTCTGCATCCGCTACAGCGTATTCGTAAGGTCGTTCATATTCATAATTCAAATTGTTGAACAAAAGAAAGTTCGCGATCCGACACTCTTCGACGCTCTTGACAATCTCGGTTTGATACGTCTTACGGCTTTTCCCACGGAGTTCCTTGAGCTGATAGGGTCTAAAATTCTGATCTTTGAGATATTGAATATAGTCGCCTTGGTTCCTAAACTCAAACGGAGATCGTGGTCGCTTGAGAAATTCCGTAAAGAACTCGATCACTTGACCGAGGTAACCCGAGTCAGCGATCAATTCATCAAGGAATCGAACCAGCAGCGACTTGAGCTGTCCTTCGGTGGGGTTAAAGATACTGGGAGAATGACCTTCCACTGCCGCGATCACATCGAGTCCGAACTTATGAAAGGTTTTGACTTCGATGCCATCTATCTTGATGCGACCGGCCAAGTCAGACGCGGATTTGTTGGTGAACGAAATCAGGAGAATATCTGGAGGAGCAACGGCGTATCGATCGATGACGTAGCAAACCTTGCCAAGAATCGTGGTGGTCTTGCCAGTACCTGCACCAGCGATGACGAGATTATTATCTTCATCCATAACAATGGCGGTTCGTTGTTGGTGATCCAAACTCTTTCCCGGAATGACCGTGTCGAAAAACTCGCCATACCTCTTAAGTTCCTCATCGAGGAATCTTTTGTTGTACTCGGCGCGAAGTGTCTCGGCTTTCTGATAATCATCCGCAAACGCGCGAACAGTTTCCAAGTCTTGTGGCTGTAGTCTCAAGTTGTCGAGCTTTTGATCTTGGATTTCTTGGAAGACTCTAGCATAGGCATCTTTCCAAACGCTCAATTGATGATTGGAAAAATATCCTGCCTCAAAGTTTGCATGGTGTGAGAATTGCTCGACCGCTTCACGAATGTGATCCCATTCAGCTGTGAGAAAATCTCGTAGCTTCTGATTGGCTTGGTTTATTTCGTTTGCTTGTTTTGCCCGAAGCTCAGATTCCTTTTTGCTGGACTGCTGATGCCAAAAATAAAAAAGAATCCCAGCGACATATAATATCAAAAGAACAAAACCAATGAGCAGAACGATAAGGCCGACGGTAAACATGATAGTGGATCGTGAGTCCTCAAAAGGATGAACTGCTTAAATTAGCCAGAGGGCGGGAATGCTACGCTTTCTCTCTGCAGGAATAGCTGCTAGTTTGAGACACTGCCTGCTGTTCTCGTTCCAGGGCATCATCTAGATACGAACGATTCAAAATGATCGTTTCCTCTTCACGAATATAATGCGCACGGACTGAAATATCGCCGTAGCGTTGAGCGACCGCGTGCTGGTACAAAGCAAGTTGCACGCCGTACTTCTGCAACGCATAGACTCGCGCGTCTTCGTTTTTTGTCTGAACCGATCTGTTTTGAAATCCACAATGAACCCTTGACCATCCATAGATTGCCAGAGCGCATCGAGCGCACCGTGAATAATTCGTCCTTGCCATTGAACAACGAAAGGAACCTCTGTGTTTCCTATGTGGCGTCTTGTTCAGTTTTGCCATCTTCTTTTGTTCTTTCTTCGCGGAGGACATCTCGCGCCAGGTCGATTAAGTGAGCCAACGTCTCCTTGTCCACGTCCGGTTTGACAATGGTAAATATATCGCCGGTTGCCGTCTTGAAAGTTAAATGCTCCCGCAGATCGATCACGCGCCGCTCAATCACCTGCGCTTTGTCATCCTCAAGCAAGAGTAGCGTGAATGCGTACTGGTATATCTCACGCACCCTTGGCGATTGAGCGTCCAGCATGCACGCAAACATTTTCAGGGCTGGCGGCAGATCATTTGATATTTGTGTTTCCATTGAAGCGTTTACTCACCCCATTCGCTGTAATATTGTCCTCGCTGGTAGCGATAATGTAGACGTACCCGAGGTATCACTTTATTGGCTAGAGACGTCAGTTGATACCCAATTAGCACATCGCAGCTAGCAGGTCGGTATTTCATCGTTCGCCACCCCAGGTTGCGACGGTAAAAAAAATCCGGGGCTGACGCCTGAGTACTCTCACCGGTTTTTTCAATTCGACCTCCCAGTTTGTTGTGCCTGGTTGTCGAATCGAAACGTGGCATGTGGCTCCTTCACGGGTCGCTCCATGCCAATGTCACGTTCCACCTGGGATTGTCACAATATCGCCTTGCGGGCATATCGTCCGCTCTGTCTCTGTCGCAACGATTCCCTTGCCCTAGATAAAATGCAGAACCTGGTCTTTCTCGTGAAGGTGGGGGCGCGTGCGCGCGCCCACGCCAAAGCAAACCACCAGGAGTTCCAGCTCTTGGCTGTGTTCGCTTCCTACCTGCATGCGCGTGCGTATGTTCTCTCCGAAGGATGAACCGGTGTCCGGCTTTGCTAATGAGTGACCACGCTGGGAAATTGCAGGATCGGGAGCGTGGGATATCTAAAGTTTGAGTTTGCTCCAAGCATCCTACAGTTTTACCTAGACGTCAGTCGAAGAAGTCGGGTAATGATGTCAGGTTAACAACAATCTCCAGTTGCTGACCCTACCAAAACGCACGGCGGCATACTAACTGTTGTGTAAAAGAAAGGAGCCGAGTATCCTTGGGTAATCGCCAAATTACCTAAAGGAGGATACTCATGGCTCCTGCCCAGCAGGATACCGCAGTTGCACCAATTGGTCAAGAACAGTTTCAAGAATTTATTCGCGCTCAAATGCGCGAAGCGGTGCGGATAGCACTCTGCACCGTGCTCGAAGAAGAAGTGACGGTTTTGATTGGTGCCAATCCCTATGAACGAACCGCCACACGCCGCGATCACCGCAATGGGTATTATGCCCGTGACCTGGACACCAGTGTCGGTCACCTGGAAGATTTATCCGTGCCGCGCACCCGACGCGGACACCAAACACAAGTCTTTGAACGTTACCAACGGCGGCGTGCCGAAGTCGATCAGACCATTAGCGAAATGTTTGTGCGTGGTGTAAGCACCCAGGGTGTCGGCGTGGTGCTGGAACATCTCAATGGCACCCAACCGAGTGCCTCAACCGTCTCGCGGGTCTTTCATTCGCTCGATGAAGAATACACGGCTTGGAAAAAGCGTCCGCTCGCAGAACACTATGCCTATTGCTTTGCTGATGGCACGTACTTCAGTGTGATCTATGAGCAAGAAGGCTACAAAATGCCCATTTTAGCCGTGATTGGTGTGCGTGCCGATGGTCAGCGCGAAGTCCTCGCCTTCAGCGTCGGTGATCGCGAGAACCAGAATGCTTGGGAACAATTGCTCGACGAGCTCAAAACACGCGGCGTGAAAGCGATTGATCTCTGGATCACCGATGGCAACCAGGCGATGTTGAATGCGATTGCCGCTAAGTTTCCAACCACGTCGCGCCAACGCTGCATCAAACACAAAATGGAAAACGTGTTGAGTTATGTACCGCAGAGCCAACGCGAAAAACTGTATCCCGAACTGCGCGCGTTATTCTATCAAGACAGTCGTATCCAAGCCGATCAAGCGGTCGCGGCATTCTGTGCTAAATACGAAGCCAGTTATCCGACCGCTATCGAATGTTTGAAACGTGACTTGGATGCTTGCCTCACATTCTACGCCTTTCCGCGCAAACACTGGCGTACAATTCGGACGACCAATGTCATCGAGCGGTTATTTGAAGAGGTCAAGCGGCGCAGTCACAAAATGGGAGCTGCGTTTCGGAATGAATCGAGTTGCTTGTTAATGTTCTATGCCGTCGTCCGCACTTTGAAATTTCACAACGTCATCATGTCAAACTAGGGCGACCCAGGACTCGGCTCTCTACTTTTACACAGAACTTGACAAACCGCCTATGCCCGTAGTGAAGTCAATCACTTGCCACCAATCATTATGTGGTCGATTAGCCGATATCACTCTTGTCCAAATCCATTATTGCAAATCTGTGTTGACAGCATTCTCAGAAGAATTGTTCTCAGTAATACCTTTGAGTTCGTTCGAAAATGCTGCCCGTAAGTTTTGACTGAAATCATTGAATGCATCAAGCTGCTTGATTCTGGACTCTAGTTCTTCTTTCTTGTCTTGCTGTTCTTTACCCTCATTTTCAGGTTCTGCCTGAACAAGCTGAACAATTATCGATATATCGTCGCCTTCAAATGGTCCAACTGCGTTCTGTAACCATTTAATTGTTTTTTCATCTGTCGCATTCAATGCCGCTTGATAGAAAACATATTCGAGCCAAATGCGCGCTGCCTGGTCGATTCCTCGAGCGATGTCCAACCATTGTTTAATTGCATCAGAGTCCTCGATAGAATTATCTGATTCGGACGGACGAAGGTTTGAAAGAGCGTAGAAATAGGGGTTTGAATTTTCTGGATCAAGTCTAGTGAGAGCACGGAAAATAGGCTCGAAACTTTCAAAGGGACGATGTCCAGTTGGGAGAGAGGATCGGTGTTGCCAAAGCTTTAATATTGTTTCAAAGCAACGTTGTTCTGCTTCCTCTTTATCACCGCCTGTTGAATTTTCAGCGATGGTCATTTGTTCAGCAACATAATGAGCCATCCAACGTGCGAGCGTATCAACGCCTGGATTTAAACCGAGTTCTTCAACCAATGCCTTACCCAAGTTGATAGTACGTTTCCGTATCTCTGAGTTTTCCGTCTGCTGAGAGGATACAGACTTTACAATGCGGTGGTTTGTATCCATTTACATCCTCGTTTCTCTTGTAATATCTTTCCTTAAATCGTCTATTAATTTGTACCTTGAAGATGAGTTCGCAGTCTAGCGTTAAGCAGAGTTTGCTTAACAAACCCAATGATGCACTCAGCCGACTGCCGCGTCTAAGTGGGTCTTCATCCTGATTAGGCTTATTTGTACACCACAGTTCACACACTATGGATGGTATATCTGCATTTGGTAAAAACCATTCTCGCCGATCTAGGTCGACAGATAACCCTAACTGCTTAGCAATTGATTCTCCAACCTGTTCGGGTGGAAAAGCTATTTGGCTTGCGTGTGGATCATATTCATCCAGACGATTATCAGTATGCTGACCCCCAATCCAGCCTCTAAGTACAAAGGGATATGATCCAAACTCCATACTTTCTTCTTGATAATCAGGTAGTTTGAAATCGTTTGGATCTGGGCAGGTGGTCAATGCGTTCAAGAGCGATTGAGAAGCAGACTGTGAAACAAGAGCAGTCGATACGTAAAAGCTTTCTTCACATTCACGATCACCTTCTTCCCATGAACCAGAGATAGTTAACCATGTTTCACCTCCGCGCTCAATTAGAATCGACCCCAGAAAATCTGTGTCTGATATTTCGGAACGCCAATTCTCAGTTTTCTTCTGGTTAACCCAAGCGGGCTTTAATAGAGGTGCTGGGTCACGACGGTCAGCTAACCACCGCCCATCTCTTCGTGTCAGTGAATGTCGATGAAGCCACTCTCCCCACTCATCCGCAACCCAATCATGGCTATGCACAACAGACATATTTTGAAGCAATTTAGCTGCAACAACAAACATTGCATGGTAGGAAAGATAAAAACTGTAGTTATCAGCTCGCGGATAGCCTCCGTGATCATGCCAGGTTTCACGTTCGTTTCGTGAAGAACGCCATAATCCTGAGCGAGGATCACTTTGAATACTTCCATCCGTAGCCACATGCCATTCATTTATTACGACTTCCGTCGCAAGTTCCTCAACTTGCTTGCCAGAAATTCCAAATACGTCTCCAAGTGGCTCAAACCAATAACTATCAAAATCATATCCGTGATAGAATTTCAAATGCGTATCAACCTTTCCGCTTGTATGCCAATGACTTTCAAGTTTGTCTCCATACTTGTCCATCACCTTGATTGGGAGTTGGCTCACACCAACTTTGTGAATCTGTTCAACAATATCTTTACTGTAGGTATTGGGAAAAGTTTTTTCTATATTTAGCGCAATTTCGGCTGCAAATTTCTGAATGAGAACATGAGGCATAGTCGTGAGCGCATGTTGCGAGAAAATAGAACTGTAGCGTCTTAGTATTTGTGGATTATCGATAGATATTCGGGCTAGAGCTATCAGCAAATATTGACGAGCATGGAGATTGTAAAAGGGGAATTTATGGTTTCCAAAAGCGCCTACCGTGTCTTGTTCCATCCACTGTATTAAAGCACCAATTTCGCGCTCGCAACCAATTTCCGCAAGTCTTCGTACACAATGCGCTGCTTGCCAGCGTGTTTCACTTCGAGGTGAACCCAAAGCGGACCAAACGAATCCTGTAAATGCAACACTCAAATCATCTGGGGGATTTAGCCATCCGGCCCAACAACCATCAGCATATTCATCATCAATATGAAATTCAAATCTATTCAAAGCATAATCAAGCAGGTCTGTTGCTTCTTGCCAGGAGATGAGAGTCGTTGCGATTTCCACAAAGCCAAAAAATGTACTTGCATTTGATAAATCGCTACTACCAGACAATCCTCCAAGGATACCTTTTTGGAAGGAGGACCTTACATCGGCTTCTGCCTGAATACTCTCCAAGAAATATTTCCTCGTGTAATAATTTGTAAATTCAGTAGCAAAACGCTCGGCGATCAGCTCGAGGATCTGCGCCCAATTTCGTTTGAAGCTGGCCTTTTGACGCCAATCGGCTGGCATATAGGAAATAGCGTGCTCGATATCAAAGTAATCCGCGTGTTCGGCGACTACAAGTGCTTGTAAAAATTTCAAGGCATCGCCTTCGTTAAGGCGATTGAATACCTCTTGCCAGAAAGCCTTAAAATCCCGAGATTTGGCAGAAGCGGAATCGAAGTGTTTTATCGCCTGGCTTATTCCTGAACTTGTAGTTAGGTCCAGCTCATGGAAAATTTTTCCCCATTCGATTTGCTCTTTTTTATCCTGATGCTCCGAATAAACAATCCTCTGAGATGATTCCTCACCTTCCTTTTCAGGATTTTCAGCGTAGAAGTTAGCAACGGTATCTAGTTCGCTATTCGCGATGGAATATTGTTGAGCGATTCGTTTAAGTTTCTGCCAACTTTGGTTTGTTGTTTCGTGAAGTCTAAGGTCTCGAATAGCTATATTTAGGATATATTCACGACGATATGTGGAGGATTCTCTATCTATACACGAGGATGCAAAGTCATCGAGTCCATATCCTTGGAAGAAAGCTGACAGAGACCAGCCTACAGAAGGAGAAATAAAATTAGAACTCACAATCTCAGCGGCCAAAGCTGGAAGTTGTCGATCAAACCACCCAACATCGCGATCACGCCACCGACTTAAAGCGGCCAAGGCCGAGGCTGGGGATAACCGGGCACAAATCCTGATAGCTCCATCACGATCAAAATATTTTTCACGAGCGACGTTGTCACCTACCAACTCTGCACATCGAATAAAACGATATGCCATCTCTGAAGATATGTGACCACCTTCTGCAATG is part of the Nitrospirota bacterium genome and harbors:
- a CDS encoding UvrD-helicase domain-containing protein produces the protein MFTVGLIVLLIGFVLLILYVAGILFYFWHQQSSKKESELRAKQANEINQANQKLRDFLTAEWDHIREAVEQFSHHANFEAGYFSNHQLSVWKDAYARVFQEIQDQKLDNLRLQPQDLETVRAFADDYQKAETLRAEYNKRFLDEELKRYGEFFDTVIPGKSLDHQQRTAIVMDEDNNLVIAGAGTGKTTTILGKVCYVIDRYAVAPPDILLISFTNKSASDLAGRIKIDGIEVKTFHKFGLDVIAAVEGHSPSIFNPTEGQLKSLLVRFLDELIADSGYLGQVIEFFTEFLKRPRSPFEFRNQGDYIQYLKDQNFRPYQLKELRGKSRKTYQTEIVKSVEECRIANFLLFNNLNYEYERPYEYAVADAEHRQYKPDFTITQNGRTVYLEHCGVARNGDVPPFFPRPGETLRDAKTRYWAKINWARDTHRAHNTTLIETYSYEMTEGALFQNLAQKLQAAGLLLQPKSPTEIWKIILESGQDEVDSFLTLLETFIALLKSNNYSIADVCARNGQTPDPFERMRNALVVALIEPIYERYQRYLAEQNKIDFNDMINQAASYITEGKYPRQYRYVIIDEFQDISIGRYQLVRALKTQNPDCKLFCVGDDWQSIYRFTGSDIALFREFEKFFGRTVKSKIETTYRFHEPLIKLSSDFILKNPNQEVKALKEPDVGSSSTTYKIVYSESEDRDDTLALQQVFNEISATTPDLPQKQILLLGRYSFDLDRIKNAQGLFRINKGNGQIRYDLPSQNRACPPMMAQYLTVHGSKGLEADIVILLNCNAGKYGFPSQVSDDPLLNLLLSKADQFENGEERRLFYVAMTRAKEKVYFIADRSYRSKFISELEVESGIPIFKKCPRCRTADLVKRSGIKNGKPWAFWGCTNYIYGCDYIEWIN
- a CDS encoding IS256 family transposase yields the protein MAPAQQDTAVAPIGQEQFQEFIRAQMREAVRIALCTVLEEEVTVLIGANPYERTATRRDHRNGYYARDLDTSVGHLEDLSVPRTRRGHQTQVFERYQRRRAEVDQTISEMFVRGVSTQGVGVVLEHLNGTQPSASTVSRVFHSLDEEYTAWKKRPLAEHYAYCFADGTYFSVIYEQEGYKMPILAVIGVRADGQREVLAFSVGDRENQNAWEQLLDELKTRGVKAIDLWITDGNQAMLNAIAAKFPTTSRQRCIKHKMENVLSYVPQSQREKLYPELRALFYQDSRIQADQAVAAFCAKYEASYPTAIECLKRDLDACLTFYAFPRKHWRTIRTTNVIERLFEEVKRRSHKMGAAFRNESSCLLMFYAVVRTLKFHNVIMSN